A window of Amycolatopsis australiensis contains these coding sequences:
- a CDS encoding LamG-like jellyroll fold domain-containing protein, protein MPPRFRRPLAVLAALTLFSALPVTAAAADPEPGLAGHWTFDEGSGTTAADTAGSHPATLNAGAGWGPGIRGGALTTDGSKGFADAGAPVLDTTKSFSVSSWVKLDRTSGFQTFVSVDGSQVSNFFLQFRDDSRRFAFTRLAGDAPADGVVASASFDPVAGQWYQLTGVYDATASTLSLYVDGTRQATVAAPAAWAGTGDLVIGRGKYGGNPVDFVDGSIDDVRAYSGALTAAEAARLAIAGHWTFDEGSGTTAADDSPDARTATLTGGATWGDGVVGPHGVALNGTDAAADVPAPVVDTAQSFSVSAWVKPTEATGFRTAVSVDGSAISGFYLQRAADGRFAFTRRAGDGDTPSSSAVSALPAQAGQWQHLVGVYDRAAGTLSLYVNGTLQQSVPFTTPWTATGHLEIGRGKWAGNPADWFAGGVDDVRAYPTPLTASAVAALAAGGSWHFDEGTGTVAHDASANAADGTLRGATWTAGASGKAVQLDGKSTVDMGAAPAFDTGTGSLSLAAWFRTTSDGTLAGHGDGYALGVTGGKLTARVGTIQVTTTGGGLADGNWHHAALVLDRASQRLTVYADGDAAAVTSTCGTPTGTTLDVSACPASGTSTAAFTVGSGFTGAVDEVELRRFPLTAAQVGTMAGANQLAVDANVVRASTRPTTYGSILEDISHSVEGGLYAELVRNRTFKEGYQPGSGAGDTPVPYWSLLTSPGATGTYAIDTAAPLNTALDRSLKLHADAVPAGGRVAAANVGYYGVAAKPSTKYTGSFFARGTWTGGVRVSLEKPDGTVLASKDVQPAGPAWTQQTFSFTTPSTIPASTDNRIVVSLVNRGKAALSGDAWFQQVSLFPPTFKNRPNGVRADLGQKLAALKLGLFRVPGGNYLEGNTLDTRFAWKNTIGPLEQRPGHQNTAWGYWSTDGFGILDYLKLAEDIGAQPLLALFAGYTLNGQHVSQADYPQYVQEALDEIEYAIGDATTTWGAKRVADGHPAPFDLHYVEVGNEDWFDGSGSYAWRYTDMYNAIKAKYPQLTVVATTGGLQGGAASSTSTGVRPDAADDHYYQSPQWFTDNSTRYDTADRSGPEILVGEYGAQDGRPTGTLAAAIGEAAFLTGLERNSDVVIGSMYAPVLVHENQANWPVNLIGLDAGSSYGSPSYWVQQMFSSTLGKQIVSSRLNQGSPLRQVVNVTTKNGRKTFTVKLVNPTGQVQTARLALTGVTAVDGTGTLTTLTGDPAARNSLAAPTAIVPQTREITGLAATSKLTLPANSVTTLVITGR, encoded by the coding sequence ATGCCCCCCAGATTCCGGCGTCCCCTGGCCGTGCTCGCGGCCCTGACCCTGTTCTCCGCCCTGCCCGTGACCGCCGCCGCGGCCGATCCCGAGCCGGGACTGGCCGGGCACTGGACGTTCGACGAAGGCAGCGGGACGACCGCCGCCGACACCGCGGGCAGCCACCCCGCGACGCTGAACGCGGGCGCGGGCTGGGGCCCGGGCATCCGCGGCGGCGCACTGACCACCGACGGCTCGAAGGGCTTCGCCGACGCCGGTGCGCCGGTGCTGGACACCACCAAGAGCTTCTCGGTCAGCAGCTGGGTCAAGCTCGACCGGACGTCGGGCTTCCAGACGTTCGTCAGCGTCGACGGCAGCCAGGTCAGCAACTTCTTCCTGCAGTTCCGCGACGACTCACGGCGGTTCGCCTTCACCCGCCTCGCCGGCGACGCCCCCGCCGACGGCGTCGTCGCGTCGGCGAGCTTCGACCCGGTCGCGGGCCAGTGGTACCAGCTCACCGGCGTCTACGACGCCACCGCGTCGACCCTGTCGCTGTACGTCGACGGCACCCGCCAGGCCACCGTCGCCGCGCCTGCCGCCTGGGCCGGCACCGGGGACCTGGTGATCGGACGCGGCAAGTACGGCGGCAACCCGGTGGACTTCGTGGACGGCTCGATCGACGACGTCCGGGCCTACTCCGGGGCCCTGACCGCGGCCGAGGCCGCGCGCCTGGCCATCGCCGGGCACTGGACCTTCGACGAAGGCAGCGGCACGACCGCGGCCGACGACTCCCCCGACGCCCGCACCGCCACCCTGACCGGCGGCGCGACCTGGGGCGACGGTGTCGTCGGCCCGCACGGCGTCGCCCTGAACGGCACCGACGCCGCCGCCGACGTCCCCGCCCCGGTCGTCGACACCGCGCAGAGCTTCTCGGTGTCGGCGTGGGTCAAGCCCACGGAAGCCACCGGCTTCCGCACCGCGGTGAGCGTCGACGGCTCGGCGATCAGCGGCTTCTACCTCCAGCGCGCCGCCGACGGGCGGTTCGCCTTCACCCGGCGCGCGGGCGACGGCGACACGCCGTCGTCCTCGGCCGTGTCGGCCCTGCCGGCGCAGGCCGGCCAGTGGCAGCACCTCGTCGGCGTCTACGACCGCGCGGCGGGCACGCTTTCGCTCTACGTCAACGGAACCCTGCAGCAGAGCGTCCCGTTCACCACGCCGTGGACCGCCACCGGGCACCTGGAGATCGGGCGCGGCAAGTGGGCCGGGAACCCGGCCGACTGGTTCGCCGGCGGTGTCGACGACGTCCGGGCGTACCCGACGCCGCTGACCGCCTCCGCCGTCGCCGCGCTGGCCGCCGGCGGGTCGTGGCACTTCGACGAGGGCACCGGCACCGTGGCGCACGACGCTTCGGCCAACGCGGCCGACGGCACGCTGCGCGGCGCCACCTGGACCGCGGGCGCGTCCGGCAAGGCCGTCCAGCTCGACGGCAAGTCCACTGTGGACATGGGTGCGGCCCCCGCGTTCGACACCGGCACCGGCTCGCTCTCGCTGGCCGCCTGGTTCCGGACGACCTCGGACGGCACGCTGGCCGGCCACGGGGACGGCTACGCCCTCGGCGTGACCGGCGGCAAGCTCACCGCCCGGGTCGGCACGATCCAGGTGACCACCACCGGCGGCGGGCTCGCCGACGGGAACTGGCACCACGCCGCTCTCGTCCTCGACCGCGCGTCGCAGCGGCTGACGGTCTACGCCGACGGCGACGCCGCCGCGGTCACCAGCACCTGCGGCACGCCGACCGGGACGACCCTGGACGTTTCCGCCTGCCCGGCCTCCGGGACCAGCACGGCCGCGTTCACCGTCGGATCCGGGTTCACCGGCGCGGTCGACGAGGTCGAGCTGCGCCGCTTCCCGCTCACGGCGGCCCAGGTCGGCACCATGGCGGGGGCGAACCAGCTCGCCGTCGACGCGAACGTCGTGCGCGCCAGCACCCGGCCGACCACCTACGGCTCGATCCTCGAGGACATCAGCCACTCCGTCGAAGGCGGCCTGTACGCCGAACTGGTCCGCAACCGCACCTTCAAGGAGGGCTACCAGCCGGGCAGCGGCGCGGGCGACACCCCGGTGCCGTACTGGTCGCTGCTGACCTCGCCGGGCGCCACCGGCACCTACGCGATCGACACCGCGGCCCCGCTGAACACCGCGCTCGACCGGTCGCTGAAGCTGCACGCCGACGCGGTGCCGGCCGGTGGCCGGGTCGCGGCCGCCAACGTCGGCTACTACGGCGTCGCCGCGAAGCCGTCCACCAAGTACACCGGCAGCTTCTTCGCCCGCGGAACGTGGACCGGCGGAGTCCGGGTGAGCCTGGAGAAGCCGGACGGCACGGTCCTGGCGAGCAAGGACGTCCAGCCGGCCGGGCCCGCGTGGACGCAGCAGACGTTCAGCTTCACCACGCCGTCGACGATCCCGGCCTCCACCGACAACCGGATCGTCGTGTCCCTGGTCAACCGGGGCAAGGCGGCGCTGAGCGGTGACGCCTGGTTCCAGCAGGTCTCGCTGTTCCCGCCGACGTTCAAGAACCGGCCCAACGGTGTCCGCGCCGACCTCGGGCAGAAGCTCGCGGCGCTCAAGCTCGGCCTGTTCCGGGTCCCCGGCGGCAACTACCTCGAGGGCAACACCCTCGACACGCGGTTCGCCTGGAAGAACACCATCGGCCCGCTGGAACAGCGGCCCGGCCACCAGAACACCGCGTGGGGTTACTGGTCCACCGACGGCTTCGGCATCCTCGACTACCTGAAGCTCGCCGAGGACATCGGCGCCCAGCCGCTGCTCGCGCTGTTCGCCGGCTACACGCTCAACGGCCAGCACGTCAGCCAGGCCGACTACCCGCAGTACGTGCAGGAAGCCCTCGACGAGATCGAGTACGCCATCGGCGACGCCACCACGACGTGGGGCGCCAAGCGGGTCGCCGACGGGCACCCGGCGCCGTTCGACCTGCACTACGTCGAGGTCGGCAACGAGGACTGGTTCGACGGCTCGGGCAGCTACGCCTGGCGCTACACCGACATGTACAACGCCATCAAGGCGAAGTACCCGCAGCTGACGGTCGTCGCCACGACCGGCGGCCTGCAGGGCGGCGCGGCGTCGAGCACCTCGACCGGGGTGCGCCCGGACGCCGCGGACGACCACTACTACCAGTCCCCGCAGTGGTTCACGGACAACTCGACCCGCTACGACACCGCGGACCGCTCCGGCCCGGAGATCCTCGTCGGCGAGTACGGCGCCCAGGACGGCCGGCCCACCGGCACCCTGGCCGCCGCCATCGGCGAGGCCGCGTTCCTCACCGGGCTGGAACGCAACAGCGACGTCGTCATCGGCTCGATGTACGCGCCGGTGCTGGTGCACGAGAACCAGGCCAACTGGCCGGTCAACCTGATCGGCCTCGACGCCGGGAGCAGCTACGGCTCGCCGTCGTACTGGGTGCAGCAGATGTTCTCCAGCACGCTCGGCAAGCAGATCGTGAGCAGCCGCCTCAACCAGGGCAGCCCGCTGCGGCAGGTGGTCAACGTGACCACCAAGAACGGCAGGAAGACGTTCACGGTCAAGCTCGTCAACCCGACCGGGCAGGTGCAGACGGCGCGGCTGGCGCTCACCGGCGTCACCGCGGTGGACGGCACCGGCACGCTCACCACGCTCACCGGCGACCCGGCGGCGCGCAACAGCCTCGCCGCGCCGACCGCCATCGTGCCGCAGACCAGGGAGATCACCGGGCTGGCTGCGACGTCGAAGCTGACGCTGCCCGCCAACTCCGTGACGACGCTGGTCATCACCGGCCGCTAG
- the yjfF gene encoding galactofuranose ABC transporter, permease protein YjfF gives MTTLARIKGYRPQQRHLPILATMVLLVGAYVFGASSYEAFGSGQVVLDLFINNAFLLVVAVGMTFVILTGGIDLSVGSVVALSTVVSGDLLQKHGWPAYAAIAVVLVIGALLGAGMGALIHFFEIQPFIATLIGMFFARGLCYTITTEAYSIDNPTIATLAQTQIPLGAELHISISVVVALVVVAAAAYVLYFTRFGRTVYSIGGNAQSAMLMGLKTGRTKIAVYTISGVCSALGGLLLVLYKSSGDPLNGVGLELTAIAAVVIGGTILTGGSGYVLGTVLGIMVLGIIQTLITFDGTLNSWWTSIITGALLFVFIVLQRLVTRRTR, from the coding sequence ATGACCACCCTCGCCCGCATCAAAGGCTACCGGCCGCAGCAGCGGCACCTGCCGATCCTCGCGACGATGGTGCTGCTCGTCGGCGCCTACGTCTTCGGTGCGTCGAGCTACGAGGCGTTCGGATCCGGGCAGGTCGTGCTCGACCTGTTCATCAACAACGCCTTCCTGCTCGTGGTCGCGGTCGGCATGACGTTCGTGATCCTCACCGGCGGCATCGACCTGTCCGTCGGGTCTGTCGTCGCACTGTCCACAGTGGTCTCCGGTGACCTGCTGCAGAAGCACGGCTGGCCGGCGTACGCGGCGATCGCCGTGGTGCTGGTGATCGGCGCGCTGCTCGGCGCCGGGATGGGCGCGCTCATCCACTTCTTCGAGATCCAGCCGTTCATCGCGACGCTGATCGGGATGTTCTTCGCCCGCGGCCTCTGCTACACGATCACCACCGAGGCGTATTCGATCGACAACCCGACGATCGCCACCCTCGCCCAGACGCAGATCCCGCTCGGCGCCGAGCTGCACATCTCGATCAGCGTGGTGGTGGCGCTGGTGGTGGTCGCGGCCGCGGCGTACGTCCTGTACTTCACGCGGTTCGGGCGGACGGTCTACTCGATCGGCGGCAACGCGCAGTCCGCGATGCTGATGGGCCTCAAGACCGGCCGCACGAAGATCGCGGTCTACACGATCAGCGGGGTCTGCTCGGCGCTCGGCGGGCTGCTGCTGGTGCTGTACAAGTCCTCCGGCGACCCGCTCAACGGGGTCGGCCTGGAGCTGACCGCGATCGCCGCGGTGGTCATCGGCGGCACCATCCTCACCGGCGGCTCCGGCTACGTGCTGGGCACCGTGCTCGGGATCATGGTGCTGGGCATCATCCAGACGCTGATCACCTTCGACGGCACCCTCAACTCGTGGTGGACCTCGATCATCACCGGGGCCCTCCTGTTCGTCTTCATCGTCCTCCAACGCCTCGTCACCCGGCGGACCCGCTGA